Proteins from a single region of Melanotaenia boesemani isolate fMelBoe1 chromosome 3, fMelBoe1.pri, whole genome shotgun sequence:
- the per3 gene encoding LOW QUALITY PROTEIN: period circadian protein homolog 3 (The sequence of the model RefSeq protein was modified relative to this genomic sequence to represent the inferred CDS: inserted 1 base in 1 codon): protein MGKILHCRQPQQKLKVKRGCCQSSRMDTGSSSTXRGEDSGASGGDVGQEDEDMTSGSHDLSSSANHSPGSAIGSTSVSTKSSEHADGSRGQTHREVMTTVAEMKKKLPSDKRNRSKASTVEALHYALNCVKQVQANSEYYKLLMRNGQDERRDATVCTLEELERVTSEHTLKNMDSFVVVFSLSSGRVLYTSEQAPSIMCCKRKFLESAKFVELLFHQDVNVFYSHTAQPHLPPWSNSYKAGVLFDSAQVKSFFCRIRGGKDREGEMRYNPFRVTPYLLKVQGTGSTGEEEEPCCLALAERIISGYEAPRIPMDKRIFTTTHSPGCVFLEVDDRAVPLLGYLPQDLIGTSLLTCIHPEDRPLMLSMHRKVLKYAGQPPFEHSPVRLRCQNGDYITLDTSWSSFINPWSRKVAFIIGRHKVRTSPLNEDVFAAQIDDVPVTHEEIKDLQAKIYKLLLQPVHNNGSSGYGSLGSNGSHEHYISVASSSDSNGNLWEDPQREPMTLQQICADVNRVQRWGQQAYLDSSHKTARLCKRATAPPPPLASNPQVRENEDGRKQTHIPSYQQINCVDNIIRYLESCTGPVLKRKSGSHSLATSSSSSSTSEDDKPAVATDTAPSSSNVVVLDSEVSVGPAAAAVVGAPLTDITMSSKAMSVVSVTSQCSYSSTIVHVPQPESEATALEDAPMGSEPADTATTPVRPTPSPATVEQTFVGLTKEVLSAHTQKEEQEYVDRFRHRILQSPYKSYLQLDNSSMAHSHHPGDYLRPLSAGGWNRSRRGKPRHKRPKPQGSSDSYASPPGQPYRVPYSSWPSSESSQPQVGAPYSQTSPLQVPFFPVMGKPSTEQLPRPQQPPGATPVMLQPPDQLSYNFNIMQSGQSQPSMQSVHMEPIQNLQNIQNFPNVQPVASAQSFNPYMAPVMAVILPNFPTFTPGFPSIYPSSIPSVVPQTPIDMPGYAPCSASFPQSQFQAQPGLHSQTSPGLLLCSPRASSSVGEEEEAAEPRALFSSSRSSSPLQLNLLQEELPKPSEGQSSTGHNHSESLHEKHVNEVDAPSDSGNQDAQSTSSELLDLMLQEDARSGTGSNASGSGSGESGGSLGSGSGSNGTSTSHTGSSNSSKYFASNDSSDTSRKARKSQEAPAEHQHSFDTQVENSLWSMIQHTSEHVMMTYQIHTRDQGEVLAEDREKLRVLQPLQPWFSQEQREELAEVHPWIQQHTIPQEIDTQGCVSCNSGAGIGYSPHPPAPDSSSPAERPQQDSIGPVVDT, encoded by the exons ATGGGGAAGATCCTGCATTGCCGTCAGCCACAGCAGAAGTTGAAGGTGAAGAGAGGGTGTTGTCAGAGCTCCAGGATGGACACGGGCAGTTCGAGCA TCAGGGGAGAAGACAGTGGCGCTTCAGGGGGGGACGTGGGGCAGGAAGATGAGGACATGACTAGCGGTTCTCATGATCTTTCTTCGTCAGCTAATCATAGCCCTGGGAGCGCAATAGGATCCACCTCAGTTTCTACAAAGAG CAGTGAACATGCGGATGGTAGTAGAGGGCAAACCCACCGAGAGGTGATGACCACAGTGGCTGAGATGAAAAAGAAGCTTCCCTCAGACAAACGTAACCGCAGCAAAGCCAGCACTGTGGAGGCATTACATTATGCACTCAACTGTGTCAAGCAAGTTCAAG CCAACAGTGAATACTACAAACTGCTAATGAGAAATGGGCAGGATGAAAGGAGAGATGCCACTGTTTGCACTCTGGAAGAGCTGGAGAGAGTCACCTCTGAGCACACCCTTAAAAACATG GATTCCTTCGTGGTGGTTTTCTCCCTGTCGAGCGGCCGTGTGCTGTACACGTCGGAGCAGGCTCCCAGCATCATGTGCTGCAAGAGGAAGTTTCTGGAGTCTGCAAAGTTTGTTGAGCTTCTCTTCCACCAAGATGTTAATGTCTTCTACTCGCACACGGCACAGCCACATTTGCCACCGTGGAGTAACTCATACAAAG CTGGAGTTCTGTTCGACAGTGCCCAGGTCAAATCCTTCTTCTGCAGAATCAG GGGCGGGAAGGATCGTGAGGGTGAGATGCGATACAATCCTTTCCGGGTCACACCTTACCTGCTGAAGGTGCAGGGAACGGGGAGCactggagaggaggaggagccgtGCTGCCTGGCGTTGGCTGAGCGCATCATTTCTGGATATGAGG CCCCTCGGATTCCCATGGACAAGCGCATTTTCACCACAACACACTCCCCTGGCTGTGTATTCTTGGAAGTTGATGACAG GGCTGTGCCTTTGCTAGGATACCTTCCTCAGGACCTGATTGGCACATCATTGCTGACTTGCATTCACCCAGAGGACCGTCCTCTCATGCTGTCCATGCACCGGAAAG TCTTGAAGTATGCAGGCCAGCCTCCATTTGAGCATTCTCCAGTGCGTCTGCGCTGTCAAAATGGAGACTACATAACTTTGGACACTAGCTGGTCCAGCTTCATTAACCCTTGGAGTCGCAAGGTGGCCTTCATCATTGGACGGCACAAAGTCAGAAC GAGTCCGCTGAATGAGGATGTGTTTGCTGCTCAGATTGACGATGTTCCAGTCACTCATGAGGAAATTAAAGATCTCCAAGCAAAGATCTATAAGCTTTTGCTGCAA CCGGTCCACAACAATGGATCCAGTGGGTACGGTAGTTTGGGAAGTAACGGCTCTCATGAGCACTACATCAGTGTTGCCTCTTCGAGCGACAGTAATGGTAACCTGTGGGAGGATCCACAGAGAGAGCCG ATGACCTTGCAGCAGATCTGTGCTGATGTAAACAGAGTGCAAAGGTGGGGCCAGCAGGCATATCTGGATTCCAGCCACAAAACTGCTCGTCTGTGTAAACGTGCCACAG CACCTCCACCTCCCTTAGCTTCCAACCCTCAGGTCAGAGAAAATGAAGATGGCAGGAAGCAAACACACATCCCCTCTTATCAGCAAATCAACTGTGTGGATAATATCATAAG ATATTTGGAGAGCTGTACAGGTCCAGTCCTTAAGCGAAAGAGTGGATCTCATTCTTTGGccacctcttcttcctcatcctctacCTCAGAAGATGACAAGCCTGCAGTTGCCACTGACACAGCTCCATCCAGTTCAAAcg TGGTTGTGTTGGACAGTGAGGTGTCAGTGGgccctgcagctgcagctgttgtcGGGGCCCCTCTAACAGACATCACCATGTCCTCTAAGGCCATGAGTGTTGTCTCGGTCACTAGCCAGTGTTCATACAGCAGCACCATCGTCCATGTGCCACAGCCTGAGTCAG AAGCCACTGCACTGGAGGATGCCCCAATGGGCAGTGAGCCTGCTGATACTGCTACGACTCCTGTCCGTCCAACTCCAAGCCCTGCTACAGTGGAACAAACGTTTGTAGGTCTCACCAAGGAGGTTCTTTCAGCTCACACCCAGAAGGAGGAACAAGAGTATGTGGATCGCTTCCGCCATCGCATCCTTCAGAGCCCTTACAAGTCCTATCTGCAGCTGGATAACAGCTCAATGGCTCACTCCCATCACCCAG gagACTACCTTCGTCCATTGAGTGCTGGAGGTTGGAATCGCTCTCGAAGAGGAAAGCCCAGACACAAGCGACCCAAACCACAGGGTTCCTCCGACAGCTATGCTTCCCCACCTGGCCAGCCTTACCGTGTTCCTTATTCTTCTTGGCCATCCTCAGAGTCCTCGCAGCCCCAGGTGGGAGCACCTTACAGTCAAACGTCCCCACTCCAGGTGCCGTTCTTCCCTGTCATGGGGAAACCTAGCACAGAGCAGCTGCCCAGACCACAACAGCCGCCTGGAGCAACTCCTGTGATGTTGCAACCTCCTGACCAGCTCAGCTACAACTTTAACATTATGCAATCTGGTCAGAGCCAGCCAAGCATGCAGTCAGTTCACATGGAGCCCATTCAGAATCTGCAGAATATCCAGAACTTTCCCAATGTGCAGCCAGTGGCCTCAGCCCAGAGCTTTAACCCTTATATGGCTCCGGTCATGGCTGTCATCCTGCCCAACTTCCCAACTTTTACTCCAGGCTTCCCGTCTATATACCCATCATCCATTCCCTCTGTAGTTCCCCAGACCCCTATCGACATGCCAGGCTATGCACCTTGCAGTGCCTCTTTCCCTCAGTCGCAGTTTCAGGCTCAGCCTGGCCTCCACTCTCAGACATCTCCTGGCCTTCTTCTCTGCTCACCAAGAGCCAGCTCATCTgttggagaagaagaagaagcagctgagCCTCGGGCTTTATTCTCCAGCTCTCGCTCAAGTTCTCCTCTGCAGCTTAACCTGCTACAGGAGGAACTTCCCAAGCCAAGCGAAGGGCAGAGCAGCACTGGACACAACCACTCTGAAAGCCTCCATGAAAAACATGTCAATGAG GTTGATGCCCCTAGTGATTCTGGCAACCAGGATGCCCAATCAACATCCAGTGAGCTGCTTGACCTGATGCTGCAAGAAGATGCCAGGTCAGGGACTGGTTCCAATGCTTCAGGATCTGGATCAGGAGAGTCTGGAGGATCGCTGGGTTCTGGATCTGGCTCCAATGGAACCTCCACCTCACACACtg gtagcagcaacagcagcaaataTTTTGCCAGCAATGATTCATCAGATACATCACGCAAAGCTCGGAAGAGTCAAGAAGCACCTGCAGAGCACCAACACAGCTTCGACACTCAGGTGGAGAATTCCCTGTGGAGTATGATCCAGCACACATCTGAGCATGTCATGATGACGTACCAGATCCACACCAG AGACCAAGGTGAAGTGTTGGCAGAAGACAGGGAGAAGCTTCGTGTGCTTCAGCCACTCCAGCCCTGGTTCAGCCAAGAGCAGAGAGAGGAGCTGGCTGAGGTCCATCCTTGGATCCAGCAGCACACTATCCCACAGGAAATAGACACACAG GGTTGTGTGAGCTGCAACTCAGGTGCAGGCATTGGCTACTCCCCTCACCCACCTGCTCCTGACAGTTCATCACCTGCggagaggccccagcaggactCTATCGGACCTGTTGTTGACACTTAA
- the LOC121636328 gene encoding matrix remodeling-associated protein 8-like, which yields MTRNKMRLDVILQTLLLSHTFFFTAVSCQSDSSSSVVVAGYNMSAPAGSKMVLQCVSGRMVWTRDRVRDRQRVVHWDMYREEPDYAMERVVDMFSAGDQRIYNSYNLRRVGLNPTAFKDGNFSLVIKDVAMNDRGLYSCNLHHLYCHLYETVRVQLNVTKSRRKEQRFWDGQKAVYVVLLGSTVVLPCINRRTVWTDWSNEEEDQQVVHWDRQAPGVQHDRADRLVDLYASGEQRSYGPLFLQRKMNISNQAFSEGDFSLTISDLQPADQGKYSCHLHHHYCGLHERREFQVTVEPPLIRTTEPAKAQPSEEKDATKAESPRVITVVLPDQRHYFLLPLGYVLTSFLLLAFIILIIILITRRFRAKEFYPQTSMRSGRTCSSSDEYEMDVSELGVCSLEERRLDYKNNLLKEKVHVNTQPKVIDLDKEMQKFSK from the exons ATGACGAGGAACAAAATGAGGTTGGATGTTATTCTTCAGACTCTTCTCCTGAGCCACA CCTTCTTCTTCACTGCAG TGTCATgccagtctgacagcagcagtagCGTGGTGGTGGCAGGTTATAATATGAGTGCCCCTGCGGGGTCCAAGATGGTGCTTCAGTGTGTGAGCGGCCGCATGGTGTGGACCAGGGATAGGGTGAGGGACAGACAGAGAGTGGTCCACTGGGACATGTACCGGGAGGAGCCGGACTATGCCATGGAGCGTGTAGTGGACATGTTCTCAGCGGGAGACCAGAGGATCTACAACTCCTACAACCTCCGCAGGGTCGGCCTCAACCCTACAGCATTCAAGGATGGGAACTTCTCACTGGTCATCAAAG ATGTGGCGATGAATGACAGAGGTCTGTACTCTTGTAATCTCCACCATCTCTACTGCCACCTTTATGAGACGGTCAGAGTTCAGCTCAATGTGACTAAATCAC GCCGTAAAGAGCAGCGCTTCTGGGATGGACAGAAGGCTGTGTACGTAGTGTTGCTGGGGAGCACCGTGGTGCTGCCGTGCATCAACAGGCGGACCGTCTGGACAGACTGGAGCAACGAAGAGGAGGACCAGCAG GTGGTCCACTGGGACCGTCAGGCCCCTGGAGTCCAACATGACCGTGCTGATCGGCTGGTGGACCTGTACGCTTCTGGAGAGCAGCGTAGCTACGGACCTCTGTTCCTCCAGAGGAAGATGAACATCAGCAATCAAGCATTTTCAGAAGGAGACTTCTCACTTACCATTTCAGATCTGCAG CCTGCAGACCAGGGGAAGTATTCCTGCCACCTTCACCACCATTACTGTGGCCTACATGAGAGAAGGGAATTTCAGGTCACAGTTGAGCCACCGCTGATTCGGACCACTGAGCCGGCCAAAGCACAGCCCAGCGAAGAAAAGG ATGCCACGAAGGCTGAATCACCACGAGTCATTACCGTTGTCCTGCCAGACCAAAGACACTACTTTCTTCTGCCTCTGGGCTACGTCCTCACCTCCTTCCTGCTCCTGGCATTTAtaatcctcatcatcatcctcatcacaaGACGATTTCGAGCCAAAG AATTTTATCCTCAGACGTCCATGAG GTCTGGGAGAACTTGCAGCAGCTCAGATGAGTATGAGATGGATGTAAGTGAGCTGGGTGTGTGCAGTCTAGAAGAAAGAAGACTTG ACTACAAAAACAACCTGCTAAAAGAAAAGGTCCACGTCAACACTCAGCCCAAAGTCATTGATCTTGACAAAG AAATGCAGAAGTTTTCCAAGTGA